The Geminocystis sp. NIES-3708 genomic sequence AGTTGTGGAGGTGTCATGGACATTTTTTCAGCAATTTCATCCACTGTTGCCATGCGTCCTAATGTTTGAGATAATTGTCTTTGAACTTTTTTGAGTAAATTTAATTTTTCAGTAATGTGAATCGGTATTCTGATTGTCCGTCCTTGAGTTGCGATCGCCCGTGTCATACCTTGACGAATCCACCAATAAGAATAAGTACTAAAATGATAACCTTTAGTATAATCAAATTTTTCAACTGCCTTTTCTAAACCTAAAGTGCCTTCTTGAATTAAATCTAATAATTCTAAACCACGATTTTGATATTTTTTAGCAATAGAAACCACTAAACGTAGATTGGCATTAATCATTTTCTGTTTAGCTTTAACTCCCATTCCTAGAGTTTTATCTAATTCTTCTACAGATAAATTAGCTAAACTAGCCCATTTTTCTTTACCTTGTATAATAATTTTTTGTAATTTAACTGCAGAAAGATCTAATTGTTGCCCTAACTTTTCTAAAATAATATCTTGAGAATAATTTCCTTGTAGAGAATCATAGGCATTCATAACCCGAATATATTCCTTAATTTTAGGATTAGAATCATTTTCAGTTTTAATTTGATGAAGAGATTGTGCCATTTGCACTTGTCTAGCGAGGGTAATTTCTTCTTCCTTTGTTAATAAAGGAATACGCCCAATATCACGAAGATATAGGCGCATTAAATCACGAGAACTAATATTTTGACTGTTTTGAGAATGGGATAAAGAAAGATTTTGAATCGGCGAGTCATGATGAGGATAGGGAGAGTAAGAAGTGGATAATCCCGATGAGTGATTCCCTAAAGCTTGAAAATAAAACTTTGACATAATCTCTGTTCCTTTCCTAAATGACTAATATTTATATAAATTAGATTACTTTGAATCTTAACTTTCCCTCAATATACATTAAAAAAAACAAAATGAGTCATTTTTGCTATAAAAATTTATGGAATTTTTCTTAATTACTTATATCTTACTAGTAAATTTGTAGTGACTGCTTTTGCCCTGAAGTTAAGTGCGAAAAGATTACCACTATCAAACCTCTCCAACAAAAGATGATCATACTTGATCTCACAAAAGTTGATCGAACTCCACCCCACAAAATCGAACTCCTCAATAAAAGTAGATCGAACCTCCTCCATAGCAATTGATCGCACCTAGAAGAATAAATGATAGTATAATCATTCACATAAAAATTGTTAATTTATTTATGACAAAAAGTTTTGAGAATATTTAAGAACAAAAGTTTTGACAGATTTGGTCGTAGCGAAGGAATTAAAGATGAGGATTTATGGGAAGCAGTAGAAAGAGCGAATATAGGTTGAATTTTTGCTGATTTAGGAGGCGGTTTAATCAAACAAAGAATCGCACGTTCTGGGT encodes the following:
- a CDS encoding RNA polymerase sigma factor, RpoD/SigA family; translated protein: MSKFYFQALGNHSSGLSTSYSPYPHHDSPIQNLSLSHSQNSQNISSRDLMRLYLRDIGRIPLLTKEEEITLARQVQMAQSLHQIKTENDSNPKIKEYIRVMNAYDSLQGNYSQDIILEKLGQQLDLSAVKLQKIIIQGKEKWASLANLSVEELDKTLGMGVKAKQKMINANLRLVVSIAKKYQNRGLELLDLIQEGTLGLEKAVEKFDYTKGYHFSTYSYWWIRQGMTRAIATQGRTIRIPIHITEKLNLLKKVQRQLSQTLGRMATVDEIAEKMSMTPPQLRQFLNQIPRSISLEMKVGEDYNTELVELIETPSATPEENLMRVSMQQDLLLMMSSLNDREQKILRLRFGFEDGKIYSLSDTALMMNLSRERVRQIQAKAIQKLRQPTQKKQLRDYLEIIN